A genome region from Sphingobacteriaceae bacterium GW460-11-11-14-LB5 includes the following:
- a CDS encoding SusD/RagB family nutrient-binding outer membrane lipoprotein, whose amino-acid sequence MNNKNRYITKQLLLTIIIATIGLSGCKKFLDVNENPNSPDSAAPNLLLPVSQAATGQIVGNFFQIYGNIWGQYWTQNPTSSQYRTVDQYNPAATAFDRPWLILYRNALINADLITKAQGSSLEYTKGIAYLMKAYTLQVVTDAFGDVPNTEALKPELFPAPKYDTQAVVYDSVFNYIDKGLALVSVANSASPGAQDMVFQGNMANWKAFANTLKLKAYLRLAYVDAAKAAAGVKALYATNPTFLTVDASIKYLSTGGNENPLYNEMVGLSRVQNVVASTTAVSHFDANSDPRVAKFYDLIATDVAAKTERSIIQGSYNVNTGKTVSPPSALVGARASNSASAVAPVKFISETESYFLQAEAVSRGWTNGVGTVATLYAKGIQASFTAVGAGDATSYIATAPDGAAALATNALKAIITQKYYAMCGFQGFEAWTEWRRTGYPDFFVVSIAPSRGLPQGKFPLRMAYPNTEATSNKNFPGVVTIDTPVWWDKN is encoded by the coding sequence ATGAATAATAAAAATAGATATATAACTAAGCAGTTATTGCTTACAATTATAATTGCCACTATTGGCTTATCTGGATGTAAAAAGTTTTTAGATGTAAATGAAAACCCCAATAGCCCAGATTCCGCAGCACCTAATTTGCTTTTACCAGTATCTCAGGCCGCAACTGGCCAAATTGTAGGGAATTTTTTCCAAATTTATGGTAATATTTGGGGGCAATATTGGACGCAAAACCCAACTTCATCTCAATACAGAACAGTTGACCAGTATAACCCTGCTGCTACAGCATTTGATAGGCCATGGTTGATATTATACCGTAATGCATTAATTAATGCAGACCTAATTACAAAAGCTCAGGGCTCAAGCTTAGAGTACACAAAAGGTATTGCTTATTTGATGAAAGCTTACACATTACAGGTAGTTACAGATGCATTTGGCGATGTTCCTAATACTGAAGCATTAAAGCCGGAGCTTTTTCCAGCACCTAAATATGACACACAGGCAGTAGTTTACGATAGCGTTTTTAATTATATTGATAAAGGCCTGGCTTTGGTAAGCGTGGCTAACTCAGCATCACCTGGCGCTCAGGATATGGTGTTTCAAGGAAACATGGCTAATTGGAAAGCCTTTGCTAATACCTTAAAACTAAAAGCTTATCTTAGGTTGGCATATGTTGATGCAGCAAAAGCCGCAGCAGGGGTAAAAGCTTTGTATGCTACAAATCCTACTTTTCTTACGGTTGATGCTTCTATTAAATATTTAAGCACTGGAGGAAATGAAAATCCTTTATATAATGAAATGGTAGGTTTAAGCAGAGTTCAAAATGTAGTAGCAAGTACAACCGCGGTTAGTCATTTTGATGCAAATTCAGACCCTAGGGTGGCAAAGTTTTATGATTTGATTGCAACTGATGTCGCAGCTAAAACTGAACGTTCTATTATACAAGGCAGCTATAATGTTAATACGGGCAAAACGGTTTCTCCTCCTTCAGCATTAGTAGGTGCGAGAGCTAGTAATTCAGCATCTGCTGTTGCGCCAGTTAAATTTATATCTGAAACAGAAAGCTACTTTTTGCAAGCTGAAGCTGTATCGCGAGGTTGGACTAATGGAGTGGGAACAGTTGCTACACTTTATGCTAAAGGTATACAAGCAAGTTTTACCGCTGTAGGTGCTGGCGATGCAACTTCATATATAGCTACCGCACCTGATGGAGCTGCTGCTTTAGCAACCAATGCCTTAAAAGCTATTATTACTCAAAAATACTATGCTATGTGTGGTTTTCAGGGCTTTGAAGCCTGGACCGAATGGCGCAGAACAGGGTATCCTGATTTCTTTGTGGTTTCAATTGCTCCTTCACGTGGTTTGCCCCAAGGTAAGTTTCCGCTTCGTATGGCATATCCCAATACAGAGGCTACATCAAATAAAAACTTTCCAGGTGTAGTAACTATTGATACCCCAGTTTGGTGGGATAAGAATTAA
- a CDS encoding SusC/RagA family TonB-linked outer membrane protein has product MMKKLLQSLFILMFVAISAIAQERTITGTVTSAEDKLPIPGVSVRVKGTQVGAVTDANGKYSINVPSGSSALEFSYIGYVLQSKTIGGANSINVVLVSDSKVLTDVVVTANAIKREKRTLGYSAPTITSEALSQSGSTSPLTAMVGRVPGMNISSSSNTPGSSTRIVFRGGTSIAGNNQALIVIDGVPVDNSSVIGGADSRSSVDFGNRANDIDPDDIESITPLLGPAAAALYGSRASNGAVQITTKSGKKGKTQITFNTSNTFSSILKLPDFQNEYGQGYATDYDGSGVKEYFNDSQENWSWGAPFTGISQEWGQSIDGVRQSKPYSAQTDNVRNFFKTGFVTDNNVSFSGGTDRSTFYLALNTLNSDGIFPGAQDVYNKYGVRFNGKTDFSDKFSAGISFNYNKINARQVAGGQNDNSVFDNVLQTPRDIPLDKLGDLNNKYNGFGYTDANGVLHADQYGYYGSYTLNPYYILENFTNDDAINRITGNVNLDYKPLSWLTFQDRIGTDTYSERRRQLTPKFSFSPIDQVTNQGTHVSNGGYQIDQYNVTEIVNDLMATASHTFSDDFKGSLMVGHNIRQRTTSTNRTATNASAGLVVPDWYNLQNSNGPLNVITDNISQRRLVGVYADLNLAYKNYLFLEATARNDWSSTLPTQNNSFFYPSVSGSFVFSELIKPNNILSYGKLRASIAKVGNDTDPYQLLTTFAKGTIASGFGSTIFPFGNVAALQAGTTLGNPNLKPEITTAYEVGTELSFFNNRFGVDFTYYKNKSKNQILAIPIPNSTGYGFSVINVGEVQNNGLELTLKGTAVKSTDWNIELFGTYYKNRNKVVDLGDVSQVVLGGVSGMAIVAAEGRPYGEFYAVTNQTDAQGRTIVDAVSGLPLATPTAQYLGSYNPKFQASWGANITFKQHWNLNVLFDTKQGNKLFSRTKDILAFVGVSAETGGQRFGLPFPNSVYLDANGNSVVNTNVFYNKQDYFPDLNPGVNVIDGSFVKLRSAGISYSFNKAQLKSLPFSALSLGVFGNNLFIWTAKENRYVDPEVNSGGATNEQGFDYTAQPSVRNYGFNLKVTF; this is encoded by the coding sequence ATTATGAAAAAACTATTACAAAGTTTGTTCATTCTTATGTTTGTTGCAATTTCTGCAATAGCACAAGAAAGGACGATTACAGGTACAGTTACTTCAGCGGAGGATAAATTACCAATCCCTGGAGTAAGTGTAAGAGTTAAAGGCACACAGGTGGGTGCCGTTACAGATGCAAATGGAAAGTATTCTATTAATGTTCCTTCGGGCAGTTCCGCTTTAGAATTCTCTTATATTGGATATGTATTACAAAGTAAGACAATTGGCGGTGCAAATTCAATTAATGTAGTTCTTGTTTCAGACTCGAAAGTCTTAACCGATGTAGTAGTAACTGCAAATGCAATTAAAAGAGAAAAAAGAACTCTTGGATACTCTGCACCTACTATTACTTCTGAAGCTTTATCACAGAGTGGTAGCACAAGTCCGCTTACCGCAATGGTTGGTCGCGTACCAGGTATGAATATTTCATCATCCTCAAACACTCCAGGTAGTTCAACCAGGATTGTTTTCCGCGGAGGTACTTCTATCGCAGGGAATAACCAGGCGTTAATTGTAATTGATGGTGTTCCTGTTGATAACTCAAGTGTAATTGGTGGTGCCGATAGTCGTTCAAGTGTTGACTTTGGTAACAGGGCCAATGATATTGATCCAGATGATATTGAAAGCATTACACCACTTTTGGGTCCGGCAGCGGCAGCGCTTTATGGCTCACGAGCATCAAATGGTGCAGTTCAAATTACCACGAAATCTGGTAAAAAAGGAAAAACTCAAATTACATTTAATACTTCAAATACTTTTTCATCGATACTTAAATTACCTGATTTCCAAAATGAATATGGACAAGGGTATGCGACCGATTATGATGGCAGTGGTGTGAAAGAGTATTTTAACGATAGTCAAGAAAACTGGAGCTGGGGAGCGCCCTTTACTGGCATAAGTCAAGAATGGGGACAAAGCATTGATGGTGTTAGACAATCGAAACCTTATTCTGCCCAAACAGATAATGTTAGAAACTTCTTTAAAACAGGCTTTGTAACAGACAATAATGTAAGTTTCTCTGGTGGTACTGATAGATCGACATTTTATCTTGCTTTAAATACATTAAATTCAGATGGCATATTTCCTGGAGCTCAAGATGTTTACAATAAATATGGCGTAAGATTTAACGGTAAAACTGATTTTAGTGATAAATTTAGTGCCGGAATATCTTTCAATTACAATAAAATAAATGCCAGACAGGTTGCGGGTGGACAGAATGATAACTCTGTTTTTGATAACGTATTACAAACACCCCGTGATATTCCTTTGGATAAATTAGGTGACTTAAACAATAAATACAACGGTTTTGGTTATACTGATGCAAATGGTGTTCTTCATGCAGATCAATATGGTTATTATGGATCTTATACTTTAAATCCATATTATATACTTGAAAACTTCACCAATGATGATGCCATTAACAGAATAACAGGAAATGTTAATCTTGATTACAAACCACTTTCTTGGTTAACCTTCCAGGATCGTATTGGTACTGATACCTATTCTGAGCGTAGAAGACAATTAACACCAAAATTCTCATTCTCACCTATTGATCAGGTTACTAACCAAGGTACTCACGTTAGTAATGGCGGATATCAAATTGACCAATACAACGTAACTGAAATTGTAAACGATTTGATGGCTACAGCATCGCACACGTTTAGCGATGATTTTAAAGGATCATTAATGGTGGGTCATAACATACGTCAAAGAACAACCTCAACAAACAGAACAGCAACTAACGCGAGTGCTGGTTTGGTAGTTCCAGATTGGTACAATCTTCAAAATAGTAACGGCCCATTGAATGTTATTACAGATAATATTTCGCAAAGAAGACTTGTTGGTGTTTATGCCGACTTAAATTTAGCATACAAAAATTATTTATTTTTGGAGGCTACAGCTCGTAACGATTGGTCGTCTACTTTACCAACGCAAAACAATTCATTCTTTTATCCAAGTGTAAGCGGGTCGTTTGTTTTTAGCGAATTGATTAAACCAAATAATATTTTAAGTTATGGTAAATTACGTGCAAGTATAGCAAAGGTTGGTAACGATACAGATCCTTATCAGCTTTTAACAACTTTTGCAAAGGGCACCATAGCAAGTGGTTTTGGTAGCACAATATTCCCTTTCGGAAACGTTGCTGCTCTTCAAGCTGGTACAACCCTTGGTAATCCTAATCTTAAACCTGAAATTACTACTGCTTATGAGGTTGGTACAGAATTATCATTTTTTAATAACAGGTTTGGTGTTGACTTTACTTACTATAAAAACAAATCCAAAAATCAAATTTTAGCTATACCGATTCCAAACTCTACAGGTTATGGATTTAGCGTAATTAATGTTGGTGAAGTTCAAAACAATGGTTTAGAGCTTACCCTAAAAGGAACGGCTGTAAAATCAACTGATTGGAATATAGAACTGTTTGGTACTTACTATAAAAACCGCAATAAGGTTGTAGACCTTGGAGATGTTAGTCAAGTAGTTCTTGGTGGTGTAAGTGGTATGGCTATTGTAGCTGCTGAAGGAAGGCCATATGGTGAATTTTATGCAGTAACAAACCAAACTGATGCTCAGGGTCGTACTATTGTTGATGCTGTTTCAGGTTTGCCATTGGCAACACCTACTGCTCAATATTTAGGAAGTTATAACCCTAAGTTTCAAGCATCATGGGGAGCAAACATTACCTTTAAACAGCACTGGAATTTAAACGTATTGTTCGATACGAAACAAGGAAACAAACTTTTTTCAAGAACCAAAGATATTCTTGCCTTTGTAGGTGTTTCTGCTGAAACCGGCGGACAAAGATTCGGTTTGCCATTTCCAAATTCAGTTTATTTAGATGCGAATGGCAATAGTGTGGTTAACACAAATGTTTTCTACAATAAACAAGATTACTTTCCTGATTTAAACCCTGGGGTGAATGTTATCGATGGGTCGTTTGTAAAGTTACGTAGTGCTGGCATATCGTATTCATTTAACAAGGCTCAGCTTAAATCTCTTCCGTTTAGCGCATTGTCGTTAGGCGTATTTGGAAATAATTTATTTATTTGGACTGCTAAGGAAAATAGATATGTAGATCCTGAAGTCAATTCAGGTGGTGCAACAAACGAGCAAGGATTTGACTATACCGCTCAACCATCTGTTCGTAACTATGGATTTAATTTAAAAGTTACATTTTAA
- a CDS encoding zinc carboxypeptidase: MKRLLTFCLISLSSILFVQAQLKSPDDFLGYELGSHFTPHHKVADYFRQTAVASPKNMKLIEYGKTNEGRPLMVAIVSSAENIAKLEQIRNNNLVLATGTNNSVDLTNQPAILWLSYNVHGNEANSTETSMKMLYTLVSGSNKPATDWLKNTVVVIDPCLNPDGRDRYVNYFNSVVGKTPNSDPLSREHIEPWPGGRPNHYYFDLNRDWAWQTQIESQQRLALYNQWMPQVHVDFHEQSYNEPYYFAPAAEPVHQDITSWQKSFQVVVGKNNAKYFDAEGWQYFTKERFDLLYPSYGDTYPLYNGSIGMTYEQGGIRAGLSVVTNDGDTLTLKDRIAHHFTTGMSTLEVTALNHNKLLEEYKKYFQQELANSPGIYKSYIIKATNLSRLKKLAELLTKNKIEFAFGGDKTGRAYDYDTQKEENFSITRNDLIVNIQQPRAVLANVLLEPQTLVTDSNTYDITAWALPYVYGLKGYASKESIKGKFSAIEEPKIINNEVEKPLAWLFSWGTSEDVQVLTALQKENIKVRQADQPFAVNGKDYPAGTLIVLRAENERLIKGMKDKVASIAKTLNRPIQAISSGFVEKGKDFGSNVYPLLKQPKIAIVSGMEVSSLAFGEAWFFLEHDLNLSPSIINAKDLNNLDINKVNTLILPDGSYSPFIGDGLTAWLNKGGRLILMEDAIESVFEKKGFDIKKKEAVVKKDEKPEANKLLFKDKNRDDFETTIPGAIYRINLDASHPFSYGLGKTYYSLKTDRKIYEPFVKGWNVGLINEKSLMAGVVGKKAREELKMGLLIGVQDFGRGQVVYLANDPLFRNFWEGGKTLFGNIIFCGY, from the coding sequence ATGAAAAGACTCTTAACGTTCTGCCTGATCTCCTTAAGTTCAATTCTGTTTGTGCAAGCGCAGCTAAAATCTCCTGATGATTTTTTAGGCTACGAGTTGGGCTCGCATTTTACGCCACATCATAAAGTAGCCGATTATTTCAGGCAAACTGCTGTTGCTTCCCCAAAAAATATGAAGCTGATCGAATATGGTAAAACCAATGAAGGCAGACCGTTAATGGTGGCCATTGTTTCTTCAGCAGAAAACATAGCGAAACTGGAACAAATTAGAAATAACAATTTAGTTTTGGCAACGGGCACCAATAACAGTGTCGATTTAACAAATCAACCTGCTATACTATGGTTAAGTTATAATGTACATGGTAATGAAGCAAATTCGACCGAAACTTCCATGAAGATGCTTTATACGCTAGTTTCGGGCAGTAATAAACCTGCAACAGATTGGTTAAAAAATACTGTAGTAGTGATTGACCCTTGTTTAAACCCCGACGGAAGAGACCGTTACGTAAATTATTTTAATAGCGTGGTGGGCAAAACACCCAATTCTGATCCATTATCGAGAGAACACATAGAGCCATGGCCAGGCGGCAGACCAAATCATTATTATTTCGATTTAAACCGCGATTGGGCCTGGCAAACACAAATTGAAAGTCAGCAAAGGTTGGCATTGTACAACCAATGGATGCCTCAGGTACACGTCGATTTTCATGAGCAAAGCTATAATGAACCATATTATTTTGCACCAGCAGCAGAACCGGTTCATCAGGACATTACTTCCTGGCAAAAAAGTTTCCAGGTGGTAGTGGGTAAAAACAACGCTAAATATTTTGATGCAGAGGGCTGGCAATATTTTACCAAAGAGCGCTTCGACCTGCTTTATCCATCTTATGGCGATACCTATCCTTTATATAATGGATCAATCGGTATGACCTACGAACAGGGCGGAATCAGGGCAGGATTATCGGTGGTAACCAACGATGGCGATACCTTAACTTTAAAAGATCGTATCGCGCATCACTTTACCACAGGAATGTCTACCCTTGAAGTAACCGCTCTAAACCATAATAAATTATTAGAAGAGTATAAAAAATATTTCCAACAAGAGCTGGCTAATAGTCCAGGCATTTATAAAAGTTATATCATAAAAGCAACTAATTTATCGCGCTTGAAAAAACTGGCTGAACTGCTCACCAAAAATAAAATCGAATTTGCTTTTGGCGGGGATAAAACTGGTAGAGCTTATGACTACGATACCCAAAAAGAAGAAAATTTTAGCATAACCCGCAACGATTTAATTGTGAATATTCAGCAACCAAGGGCAGTTTTGGCTAATGTTTTATTAGAGCCTCAAACCCTGGTAACCGATTCTAATACTTACGATATTACAGCATGGGCCCTTCCTTACGTGTATGGATTAAAAGGTTATGCCAGTAAAGAAAGTATCAAAGGAAAATTCTCAGCGATTGAAGAACCTAAAATAATCAATAATGAGGTGGAGAAACCCCTCGCCTGGTTGTTTAGCTGGGGAACAAGCGAAGATGTTCAGGTATTAACTGCGCTGCAAAAGGAAAATATAAAAGTCAGACAGGCCGATCAGCCATTTGCTGTAAACGGTAAAGACTATCCTGCCGGAACCCTAATTGTGTTGAGGGCAGAAAACGAAAGGCTGATAAAAGGGATGAAAGATAAGGTAGCATCAATTGCAAAAACCTTGAACAGGCCAATCCAGGCCATAAGCAGTGGCTTTGTAGAAAAAGGTAAGGATTTTGGCTCTAACGTTTATCCATTGTTAAAACAGCCTAAAATTGCCATTGTATCGGGTATGGAGGTTTCTTCTCTTGCGTTCGGCGAAGCCTGGTTTTTTCTTGAACACGATCTGAATCTTTCACCCAGTATTATTAATGCTAAAGATTTAAATAACCTGGATATTAATAAAGTAAATACCTTGATTTTACCAGATGGAAGTTATAGCCCTTTTATAGGTGATGGTTTAACTGCATGGTTAAATAAAGGAGGAAGATTGATTTTAATGGAAGATGCTATTGAAAGTGTATTCGAGAAAAAAGGATTTGATATTAAAAAGAAAGAAGCTGTTGTAAAAAAAGATGAAAAGCCAGAGGCAAACAAACTTCTTTTCAAAGATAAGAACAGAGATGATTTCGAAACAACGATACCAGGTGCAATTTATCGGATCAATCTTGACGCTAGTCACCCCTTTTCTTATGGTTTGGGTAAAACCTATTATAGTTTAAAAACAGACCGTAAGATTTATGAGCCATTTGTTAAAGGTTGGAATGTGGGTTTGATTAACGAAAAAAGTTTGATGGCGGGTGTAGTAGGCAAAAAAGCCAGGGAAGAACTAAAAATGGGGCTTTTAATTGGTGTACAAGATTTCGGCCGGGGCCAGGTAGTTTATTTGGCCAACGATCCCCTGTTCAGAAACTTCTGGGAGGGTGGAAAAACCTTATTCGGGAATATAATTTTTTGTGGATATTAA
- a CDS encoding UDP-N-acetylmuramoyl-tripeptide--D-alanyl-D-alanine ligase — protein MTTERLYDYYQENPVISTDTRNISPGCIFFALKGNLFNANEFAAQAIEKGAAYAVVDEEKYATNNQCLLVEDVLNTLQDLARHHRKKLNIPVIGLTGSNGKTTSKELVNAVLTERYKTFATFGNLNNHIGVPLSILSITDEVQIAVIEMGANHQKEIELLCTIAQPTHGIITNVGMAHLDGFGGFEGVKKGKAELYAYLKETQGYTFINRDNPYLIEMSAAAGLNKLIYYGTENGNTIKGSLKSSDPFIEVDWTNHEIFSSVKTNLTGSYNFENILAAICIGDFFDMNPEEINAGLADYQPKNNRSQLTKTEKNTVICDFYNANPSSMTAALKNIAALSANKKTAILGDMFELGPESPGQHEIIAKQAGESGLDQLIFIGKDFYAFKNTIKGLFFETPAEAAQYLQDNPVQDHLVLLKGSRGMKLESLLQYL, from the coding sequence ATTACAACCGAAAGATTATACGATTACTACCAAGAAAACCCTGTTATTTCTACCGATACCAGAAACATTAGCCCCGGCTGTATCTTTTTTGCGCTTAAGGGAAATCTTTTTAATGCCAATGAATTTGCTGCTCAGGCTATTGAAAAGGGTGCCGCTTATGCGGTTGTAGATGAAGAAAAATATGCAACAAATAATCAATGCCTATTGGTTGAAGACGTATTAAACACTTTGCAGGATCTGGCTCGCCATCACCGTAAAAAACTGAACATCCCTGTTATTGGCTTAACCGGTAGTAATGGTAAAACAACCAGTAAAGAATTGGTAAATGCTGTGCTGACCGAGCGATATAAAACCTTTGCCACCTTTGGCAACTTAAACAATCATATAGGTGTTCCATTGTCTATATTATCCATTACTGATGAAGTTCAGATTGCGGTAATCGAGATGGGGGCAAACCACCAAAAAGAAATAGAACTTCTTTGCACCATTGCCCAGCCCACCCATGGTATTATTACCAATGTGGGCATGGCGCATTTAGATGGTTTTGGTGGATTTGAGGGCGTAAAAAAGGGAAAGGCTGAACTTTATGCTTATCTAAAAGAAACCCAGGGTTACACCTTTATTAATAGAGACAATCCTTATTTAATAGAAATGAGTGCTGCCGCTGGTTTAAACAAACTCATTTATTATGGAACAGAAAATGGCAATACCATTAAAGGCTCGTTAAAAAGCAGCGATCCTTTTATCGAAGTCGACTGGACCAACCATGAAATTTTTTCATCAGTAAAAACCAATTTAACAGGAAGTTATAATTTCGAAAATATTCTTGCCGCCATTTGTATCGGCGATTTCTTTGATATGAATCCTGAAGAAATCAATGCCGGTTTAGCGGACTATCAGCCCAAAAACAACCGGTCACAGTTAACAAAAACCGAAAAAAATACCGTGATATGCGATTTCTACAATGCCAACCCAAGCAGTATGACGGCAGCATTGAAAAATATTGCCGCACTATCGGCCAATAAAAAGACTGCCATTTTGGGCGATATGTTCGAATTGGGCCCAGAATCTCCTGGTCAGCACGAAATAATTGCCAAACAGGCCGGCGAAAGCGGTTTGGATCAGTTGATTTTTATTGGAAAAGATTTTTATGCTTTTAAAAATACAATTAAAGGCCTGTTTTTCGAAACGCCTGCAGAGGCTGCCCAATATTTACAAGATAATCCTGTTCAAGATCATTTAGTGTTACTGAAAGGCTCAAGGGGAATGAAACTAGAAAGTTTGTTGCAATATTTGTAG
- a CDS encoding gliding motility lipoprotein GldH, with protein sequence MAQKINLLLNKRQVFLLGFLFMVTLFMGCTTSVIDSNVEIADRRWTYRNHISTTFEIKDNTRAYNVYFKLRHTADYKYANIFILAHFKDGKKMVTKRYQYKLAKNDGEWLGSGSGNVFSYNLPMLTNYRFPRNGKFDIEIEQNMRDNPLLEVSDVGLLVE encoded by the coding sequence ATGGCTCAGAAAATAAACCTGCTGCTGAATAAAAGACAAGTTTTTTTGCTTGGCTTTTTATTTATGGTTACCCTATTTATGGGCTGTACGACCAGCGTAATCGATAGCAATGTAGAAATTGCCGATCGCAGGTGGACTTATCGTAACCATATTTCGACAACATTTGAAATAAAAGACAATACCAGGGCTTATAATGTTTATTTCAAGCTAAGGCATACGGCAGATTATAAATACGCCAATATATTTATCCTTGCCCATTTTAAGGATGGTAAAAAGATGGTAACCAAACGTTATCAGTATAAACTTGCTAAAAATGATGGCGAATGGCTGGGTAGCGGTTCAGGAAACGTGTTCAGTTATAATTTGCCCATGCTTACCAATTATCGTTTTCCAAGAAACGGCAAGTTTGATATCGAAATCGAGCAGAATATGCGCGATAATCCATTATTGGAAGTAAGCGATGTTGGATTGTTGGTAGAATAG
- a CDS encoding Holliday junction resolvase RuvX: protein MARILAFDYGTKRIGIAVTDPLQIIATGLDTVHPKDVIEYVKKYMLSEQVEAFVLGDPKQMDGSPSDSAQHVKGFATLLKKSFPDIPRHWVDERFTSKLAHQAIMQSGLKKTDRRDKDRVDTIAATIILQYFMESNRL from the coding sequence ATGGCCAGAATCCTCGCATTTGATTACGGAACAAAACGCATCGGCATCGCAGTAACCGATCCTTTGCAGATTATTGCAACAGGCCTCGATACCGTGCACCCGAAAGATGTGATCGAATATGTTAAAAAATACATGCTTAGCGAACAGGTAGAGGCCTTTGTGCTCGGCGACCCGAAACAAATGGATGGCTCACCATCCGATTCGGCACAACATGTAAAGGGTTTTGCTACCTTGTTAAAAAAATCATTCCCCGATATTCCCAGGCACTGGGTTGACGAGCGTTTTACCTCTAAACTTGCCCATCAGGCCATTATGCAAAGTGGTTTAAAAAAGACGGACAGAAGAGACAAAGACCGGGTTGATACTATTGCTGCAACCATCATTTTACAATATTTTATGGAAAGTAACCGTTTATAA
- a CDS encoding methyltransferase — MSLINDDLQDLLIAYCEPESELLQQIDRETNLKVLMPRMLSGHYQGRVLSMLSKMISPKRILEIGTFTGYATLCLAEGLTSDGLLYTLDINEELEDMVRHNFAQSAFNHQINYILGDATHTIAALDEVFDIVFIDADKKNNGTYYDLIFDRVRPGGIIIVDNVLWSGKVLQEKQDKDTRNITSFNDKIAADERVEKLILPVRDGLFLIRKKA; from the coding sequence ATGAGCCTGATAAACGACGATTTACAAGATTTATTAATCGCCTACTGCGAACCTGAAAGCGAATTGCTTCAACAGATAGACCGCGAAACCAACCTTAAAGTTTTAATGCCCCGAATGCTATCTGGCCACTATCAGGGCCGGGTTTTGAGCATGCTCAGCAAAATGATTTCCCCTAAAAGGATTTTAGAAATCGGCACTTTTACCGGTTATGCCACTTTATGTCTTGCTGAGGGCTTAACCAGCGATGGCCTGCTGTATACCCTTGATATTAATGAGGAACTGGAAGATATGGTTCGGCATAACTTTGCCCAATCGGCCTTTAACCATCAGATCAACTACATCCTGGGCGATGCCACCCATACGATAGCTGCTTTAGACGAAGTTTTCGACATTGTTTTTATCGATGCAGATAAGAAAAACAATGGCACCTATTACGATCTCATTTTTGATCGCGTTCGCCCTGGCGGAATTATCATTGTGGATAATGTACTATGGAGTGGAAAAGTACTTCAGGAGAAACAGGATAAAGACACCAGAAATATTACTAGTTTTAATGATAAAATAGCTGCAGATGAACGGGTTGAGAAATTGATTTTACCTGTTCGGGATGGTTTGTTTTTGATCAGGAAGAAAGCTTAA
- a CDS encoding hemagglutinin has product MTKKIFTFCLLLLTGIVASAQDTDEYIAEHVEYAQDLMRDHKIPASIILAVAIHESAAGNSKIAQHLNNHFGVKGPNNNTEIRSSYRDYLNADESYSHFVEIMETREPFNNLFGKYDQYDYKGWAYGIRRCGYASSRSWASQVIGLIKKYELYQYDERPEGYEEPVYAAPARHRSKSRRTTKSYTVKSGDNLSIIAKKKGTTVKALMQKNGIKKANLKPGQKLKF; this is encoded by the coding sequence ATGACTAAAAAAATCTTTACTTTTTGTCTGCTCCTTTTAACAGGGATTGTTGCCAGTGCACAAGATACAGACGAGTATATTGCAGAGCATGTAGAATATGCGCAGGATTTAATGCGCGATCATAAAATCCCCGCCAGTATTATCCTGGCTGTCGCTATTCACGAATCGGCTGCAGGAAACAGTAAAATTGCACAACACCTTAACAATCATTTCGGCGTAAAAGGTCCGAATAATAATACCGAAATCCGTTCATCCTATCGCGATTACTTAAATGCAGATGAATCTTACAGCCATTTTGTAGAAATTATGGAAACCCGCGAACCTTTTAATAACCTTTTTGGAAAATACGATCAGTACGATTACAAAGGATGGGCTTACGGAATCCGCCGTTGTGGTTACGCCAGCAGCAGAAGCTGGGCCAGCCAGGTAATCGGGTTGATCAAAAAGTACGAACTTTACCAATACGATGAAAGACCAGAGGGTTATGAAGAGCCCGTTTATGCTGCACCAGCTCGCCACCGCTCAAAAAGCAGAAGAACAACAAAAAGTTATACCGTAAAATCTGGTGATAACCTGAGCATAATTGCCAAAAAGAAAGGAACCACCGTTAAGGCCCTCATGCAGAAAAACGGCATAAAAAAAGCGAATTTAAAACCAGGACAGAAGTTGAAGTTTTGA